From the Leifsonia sp. AG29 genome, one window contains:
- a CDS encoding alkaline phosphatase family protein, translating to MARRAITASVAGGLLALALALTACTGTAQVPETPTPQVPTVGSAHPSPAATGGATSSAGALAHVVVIVDENKPASSIIGNPQAPYLASLASQGAVATHYSAITHPSLPNYLALTSGTTAGITSDCNPPGGSCLDTAPNLAQALDRAGRSWRMYAESMPSPCSPANTDVYAVKHNPFLYFPSVTSDSAYCASHDVPYSRFAADLASPSTLPDFSFISPDLCHDMHDCSVATGDSWLAANVPRILASPAFTRERSLLVVTFDEGDSSDNVVPLIFAGPAARPHASSSQPFSHYSLLRTIEDQWGLPPLGPNDGAAAAMPALLR from the coding sequence ATGGCCAGACGCGCGATCACCGCTTCCGTCGCGGGCGGACTCCTCGCGCTCGCGCTCGCGCTGACCGCGTGCACGGGAACCGCGCAGGTCCCCGAGACGCCCACGCCTCAGGTACCGACCGTCGGGAGCGCCCACCCCTCACCGGCAGCGACGGGAGGCGCGACCTCCTCCGCCGGCGCCCTCGCGCACGTCGTCGTCATCGTCGACGAGAACAAGCCGGCCTCGTCGATCATCGGGAACCCGCAAGCGCCGTACCTCGCCTCGCTGGCGTCGCAGGGTGCCGTCGCGACGCACTACTCGGCGATCACGCACCCGAGCCTCCCGAACTACCTCGCGCTGACCAGCGGCACCACAGCGGGCATCACCTCGGACTGCAACCCGCCCGGAGGGTCGTGCCTCGACACGGCGCCGAACCTCGCTCAGGCACTCGACCGAGCCGGCCGCAGCTGGAGGATGTACGCGGAGAGCATGCCGTCACCGTGCTCGCCCGCGAACACCGACGTGTACGCGGTCAAGCACAATCCCTTCCTGTACTTCCCGAGCGTGACGTCGGACTCGGCGTACTGCGCCTCCCATGACGTGCCGTACTCGCGGTTCGCCGCCGATCTGGCGTCGCCCTCGACGCTGCCCGACTTCTCCTTCATCAGCCCGGATCTGTGCCACGACATGCACGACTGCTCCGTGGCGACCGGTGACTCGTGGCTCGCCGCGAACGTCCCGCGGATTCTCGCGTCGCCGGCCTTCACCCGGGAGCGGTCGCTGCTCGTCGTCACCTTCGACGAGGGCGACTCGTCGGACAACGTCGTCCCGCTGATCTTCGCCGGCCCGGCAGCACGCCCGCATGCGAGCTCGTCCCAGCCGTTCAGTCACTATTCGTTGCTGCGGACGATCGAGGACCAGTGGGGTCTGCCGCCGCTCGGACCGAACGACGGAGCGGCCGCCGCGATGCCTGCGCTGCTCCGGTAG
- the mfd gene encoding transcription-repair coupling factor: protein MILQGLIAALSRASTFADALAYATRDADFSLVDGMSAPLLAGLLGRRAEQGRAQALLLITATGRESESIRGALPCVLPDAEIVEFPAWETLPHERLSPSAEIVGKRLTALRRLAEWAGGDRSRPFVLVASVRAALQPLADNLTDYAAAELTAGARGFDLGGLASQLVDLAYARVDMVTRRGEFAVRGGILDVFPPTADHPYRVDFFGDEVEQIRAFSVADQRSLPEPIAAVSLPPSRELLLSESVRQRAREMEHEFPSLSSMLAKIAEGIPVEGMESLAPALVDRLVPLTHYLPDGAAVAVLSPERVASRAVSLAETNREFLSAAWSAATVGAAAPIDLAAGDFLTLQQLRDSVTFSRPGEPAPDHPWWTLSAFQADDVLPEHREIEEHLQIRIDAETVPSFQGNVSGAVEHVRGRLREGWSVAVVAEGAGLVERAADVLAEAELPARSVDSFPVEAEPGIAYLLRATAEHGFEVPELKLALISEAEFYGRTVGYDSRQVKKLATRRKNVVDPLQLKPGDYVVHETHGIGKFVELTQREVSSGGRNAVKSKREYLVLEYAPSKRGYPGDKLYVPTDQLDLLTRYVGGEAPQLSKMGGSDWAAAKGRARRAVRDIAVELVKLYSARMASKGHAFGPDTPWQRELEEAFPFAETPDQLQTIDEVKADMERPIPMDRLISGDVGFGKTEIAVRAAFKAVQDGKQVAVLVPTTLLVKQHAETFQERFAGFPVHLRQLSRFQTDKEARETLAGMADGTVDIVIGTHRILADGVSFKDLGLVIIDEEQRFGVEHKDALKKLKTNVDILAMSATPIPRTLEMAVTGIREMSTLATPPEDRHPILTFVGPYSDKQVAAAIRRELLREGQVFFVHNRVGSISSMAAKLAELVPEARIGVAHGKMNEHALEQVVVDFWERRFDVLVSTTIIETGLDIANANTIIIDRADKYGLSQLHQLRGRVGRGRERAYAYFLWDENKPLSETAHDRLSTIAANNDLGSGMQVALKDLEIRGAGNLLGGEQSGHIAGVGFDLYLRMIGEAVLTFRGEVAEGQTELRLELPVDAHIPEDYVDSERLRLEAYQKLSTASSPTSKDEQIDLVLEELTDRYGQPPEPVTNLIAVSRLRRAAQKAGLGEVVAMGSNLRLAPAQLPDSLQVRLQRMYPGSKYHAAPKVVTVPMPRVNGEPLPDSELIGWVASLLGALFPVAEPATEAAS, encoded by the coding sequence GTGATACTCCAGGGGCTGATCGCCGCGCTCTCGCGCGCCTCCACGTTCGCCGACGCGCTCGCGTACGCGACCCGCGACGCCGACTTCTCCCTCGTCGACGGCATGAGCGCGCCGCTGCTGGCGGGTCTGCTGGGCCGCCGCGCCGAGCAGGGGCGCGCGCAGGCGCTGCTGCTCATCACGGCGACCGGGCGCGAGTCCGAGTCGATCCGCGGCGCGCTGCCGTGCGTGCTCCCCGATGCCGAGATCGTCGAGTTCCCCGCGTGGGAGACGCTGCCGCATGAGCGGCTCAGCCCGAGCGCCGAGATCGTCGGCAAGCGGCTCACCGCGCTCCGGCGGCTCGCCGAGTGGGCCGGAGGCGACCGGTCGCGGCCGTTCGTGCTCGTCGCGTCGGTGCGCGCGGCGCTCCAGCCGCTGGCCGACAACCTCACCGACTACGCGGCGGCCGAGCTCACCGCCGGCGCTCGCGGGTTCGACCTCGGCGGGCTGGCATCGCAGCTCGTCGACCTCGCCTACGCGCGCGTCGACATGGTGACGCGGCGCGGCGAGTTCGCCGTGCGCGGCGGCATCCTCGACGTCTTCCCGCCGACCGCCGACCACCCCTACCGGGTCGACTTCTTCGGCGACGAGGTCGAGCAGATCCGCGCCTTCTCGGTGGCCGACCAGCGCTCGCTCCCGGAGCCGATCGCCGCGGTGAGCCTCCCGCCGAGCCGCGAGCTGCTGCTCAGCGAGTCGGTGCGCCAGCGGGCGCGCGAGATGGAGCACGAGTTCCCGAGCCTGTCCTCGATGCTCGCCAAGATCGCCGAGGGCATCCCGGTCGAGGGCATGGAGTCGCTGGCCCCGGCGCTCGTCGACCGGCTCGTGCCGCTCACGCACTACCTGCCCGACGGCGCGGCGGTGGCCGTCCTCTCGCCGGAGCGCGTCGCCTCCCGGGCGGTCAGCCTCGCCGAGACCAACCGCGAGTTCCTCTCGGCGGCGTGGAGCGCGGCGACGGTCGGCGCAGCCGCGCCGATCGATCTCGCCGCGGGCGACTTCCTCACGCTGCAGCAGCTGCGCGACTCGGTGACGTTCAGCCGGCCCGGTGAGCCCGCCCCGGACCACCCGTGGTGGACGCTCAGCGCTTTTCAGGCCGACGACGTGCTGCCGGAGCATCGCGAGATCGAGGAGCACCTCCAGATCCGCATCGACGCCGAGACGGTCCCGAGCTTCCAGGGCAACGTGTCGGGCGCCGTCGAGCACGTGCGCGGCCGCCTGCGCGAGGGCTGGTCGGTCGCTGTCGTGGCGGAGGGCGCCGGGCTCGTCGAACGCGCAGCCGATGTGCTGGCGGAGGCGGAACTTCCGGCCCGGTCGGTCGACTCGTTCCCCGTCGAGGCCGAACCGGGCATCGCCTACCTGCTGAGGGCCACGGCCGAGCACGGCTTCGAGGTGCCCGAGCTGAAGCTCGCGCTCATCAGTGAGGCCGAGTTCTACGGGCGCACCGTGGGGTACGACTCGCGGCAGGTCAAGAAGCTCGCCACCCGCCGCAAGAACGTGGTCGACCCGCTGCAGCTCAAGCCGGGCGACTACGTCGTGCACGAGACCCACGGCATCGGGAAGTTCGTCGAGCTCACCCAGCGGGAGGTGTCGAGCGGCGGCCGCAACGCCGTCAAGTCGAAGCGCGAGTACCTGGTCCTCGAGTACGCGCCGTCGAAGCGCGGCTACCCCGGCGACAAGCTCTACGTGCCCACCGACCAGCTCGACCTCCTCACCCGCTACGTCGGCGGGGAGGCGCCGCAGCTGTCGAAGATGGGCGGCAGCGACTGGGCGGCCGCCAAGGGCCGTGCCCGCCGGGCCGTGCGCGACATCGCCGTCGAGCTCGTCAAGCTCTACTCCGCGCGCATGGCGAGCAAGGGCCACGCGTTCGGGCCCGACACCCCGTGGCAGCGCGAGCTGGAGGAGGCCTTCCCCTTCGCCGAGACGCCCGATCAGCTGCAGACGATCGACGAGGTCAAGGCCGACATGGAGCGCCCGATCCCGATGGATCGCCTCATCTCGGGCGATGTCGGATTCGGCAAGACGGAGATCGCCGTGCGGGCCGCCTTCAAGGCCGTGCAGGACGGCAAGCAGGTCGCCGTGCTCGTGCCGACGACCCTCCTCGTCAAGCAGCACGCCGAGACCTTCCAGGAGCGGTTCGCCGGGTTCCCGGTGCACCTGCGTCAGCTCAGCCGCTTCCAGACCGACAAGGAGGCGCGCGAGACGCTCGCCGGCATGGCCGACGGCACCGTCGACATCGTGATCGGCACCCACCGCATCCTCGCCGACGGGGTGTCGTTCAAAGACCTCGGCCTCGTCATCATCGACGAGGAGCAGCGGTTCGGCGTGGAGCACAAGGACGCGCTGAAGAAGCTCAAGACCAACGTCGACATCCTCGCGATGAGCGCGACGCCGATCCCGCGGACGCTCGAGATGGCCGTCACGGGCATCCGCGAGATGTCGACCCTGGCGACCCCGCCCGAGGACCGGCACCCGATCCTCACCTTCGTCGGTCCGTACTCCGACAAGCAGGTCGCTGCGGCGATCCGCCGCGAGCTGCTGCGCGAGGGCCAGGTGTTCTTCGTGCACAACCGCGTCGGCTCGATCTCGAGCATGGCCGCGAAGCTGGCCGAGCTGGTCCCGGAGGCGCGGATCGGCGTCGCGCACGGCAAGATGAACGAGCACGCGCTGGAGCAGGTCGTCGTCGACTTCTGGGAGCGCCGCTTCGACGTGCTCGTCTCGACCACCATCATCGAGACCGGGCTCGACATCGCCAACGCGAACACGATCATCATCGACCGCGCCGACAAGTACGGCCTGAGCCAGCTGCACCAGCTGCGCGGACGCGTCGGGCGCGGCCGCGAGCGCGCGTACGCCTACTTCCTCTGGGACGAGAACAAGCCCCTGAGCGAGACGGCCCACGACCGTCTCTCGACGATCGCCGCCAACAACGACCTGGGATCGGGCATGCAGGTCGCCCTCAAGGACCTCGAGATCCGCGGTGCCGGCAACCTGCTCGGAGGCGAGCAGTCCGGGCACATCGCGGGCGTCGGCTTCGATCTCTACCTGCGCATGATCGGCGAGGCCGTGTTGACGTTCCGCGGCGAGGTCGCCGAGGGTCAGACCGAGCTGCGCCTGGAGCTCCCCGTCGACGCGCACATCCCCGAGGACTACGTCGACAGCGAGCGGCTCCGGCTGGAGGCGTACCAGAAGCTCTCGACGGCGAGCTCGCCGACCTCGAAGGACGAGCAGATCGACCTCGTGCTCGAGGAGCTCACCGATCGCTACGGGCAGCCGCCCGAGCCCGTGACGAACCTGATCGCGGTGTCACGGCTGCGGCGCGCGGCGCAGAAGGCCGGGCTCGGCGAGGTCGTGGCGATGGGGTCGAACCTGCGGCTCGCCCCGGCGCAGCTGCCGGACTCGCTGCAGGTGCGCCTCCAGCGGATGTACCCCGGTTCGAAGTATCACGCGGCGCCGAAGGTCGTCACCGTCCCGATGCCGCGTGTGAACGGAGAACCGCTGCCCGACTCGGAACTCATCGGCTGGGTCGCCTCGCTTCTGGGGGCGCTCTTCCCGGTCGCGGAACCGGCCACCGAGGCGGCCAGCTGA
- a CDS encoding alpha/beta fold hydrolase, with product MQLFTREWGEGDRHAVLVHGVMSDSRTWRRVAPALADRGYHVVAVDLRGHGHSPRASEYTAELMAQDIVESVPARPELVIGHSLGGLTASLAVEHLQPKRAVYIDPAFSCPAAGWFQRLLAPAFLRTLARQSAAAIARRNPRWHPADVAIEVESFRAFDPAAIPVVLSPSTMRAPVTMAVPSLVMLADNSFLVKPELAERLKEDGYDVRVVAGSGHVINRDDHDGFMKALEGWI from the coding sequence ATGCAGTTGTTCACCCGCGAGTGGGGCGAAGGCGACCGCCACGCGGTCCTCGTCCACGGCGTCATGTCGGACTCGCGCACGTGGCGGCGCGTCGCCCCGGCGCTCGCCGATCGCGGCTATCACGTGGTCGCCGTCGACCTCCGGGGTCACGGCCACAGCCCCCGGGCGTCGGAGTACACCGCGGAGCTCATGGCGCAGGACATCGTCGAGAGCGTCCCCGCCCGGCCCGAGCTCGTCATCGGCCACTCCCTGGGCGGACTGACCGCGAGCCTCGCCGTGGAGCACCTCCAGCCGAAGCGCGCGGTCTACATCGATCCCGCCTTCTCGTGCCCCGCGGCGGGCTGGTTCCAGCGGCTTCTCGCCCCGGCGTTCCTGCGCACCCTGGCGCGTCAGTCGGCGGCGGCGATCGCCCGGCGCAACCCGCGCTGGCACCCCGCCGACGTCGCGATCGAGGTCGAGTCGTTCCGCGCGTTCGACCCCGCGGCGATCCCCGTCGTGCTGAGCCCCAGCACGATGCGCGCCCCCGTGACGATGGCCGTGCCGTCGCTCGTGATGCTGGCCGACAACTCGTTCCTCGTGAAGCCGGAGCTCGCCGAGCGCCTCAAGGAGGACGGCTACGACGTCCGCGTGGTCGCCGGCTCCGGCCACGTGATCAACCGCGACGACCACGACGGCTTCATGAAGGCGCTCGAGGGCTGGATCTGA
- the pth gene encoding aminoacyl-tRNA hydrolase, with protein MPRPLDTEGPWLVVGLGNPGPGYAATRHNVGQMVLDELAERGRLTFKTHKTNATVAEGRLSPGGPRFVLAKPNTFMNVSGGPVSQLLRFYSLDASRLIVVHDELDIPFDTVRLKYGGGHGGHNGVRDIIKAIGTGDFTRVRVGVGRPPGSQAAADHVLKAFGSEERKNLPVLLADAADAVEQIAAEGLTAAQNRFHAAR; from the coding sequence ATGCCCCGTCCTCTCGACACGGAGGGCCCCTGGCTCGTGGTCGGGCTCGGCAATCCCGGGCCCGGCTACGCGGCCACGCGTCACAACGTGGGTCAGATGGTGCTCGACGAGCTCGCCGAGCGCGGTCGGCTGACCTTCAAGACGCACAAGACGAACGCGACGGTCGCCGAGGGCCGGCTGAGCCCCGGCGGCCCTCGCTTCGTCCTGGCGAAGCCGAACACGTTCATGAACGTGTCCGGCGGCCCGGTGTCGCAGCTGCTCCGGTTCTACTCGCTCGACGCCTCCCGGCTCATCGTCGTCCACGACGAGCTCGACATCCCGTTCGACACGGTCCGGCTGAAGTACGGCGGGGGCCACGGCGGCCACAACGGCGTCCGCGACATCATCAAGGCGATCGGCACCGGTGACTTCACCCGGGTGCGGGTCGGCGTCGGGCGTCCTCCCGGTTCCCAGGCCGCGGCCGACCACGTCCTCAAGGCGTTCGGCTCGGAGGAGCGCAAGAACCTCCCGGTCCTCCTCGCCGATGCGGCAGATGCGGTCGAGCAGATCGCGGCCGAGGGACTCACGGCCGCCCAGAACAGGTTCCACGCCGCCCGGTGA